The stretch of DNA CCCTGCTCGCCGAGCGCAACGGTCCCCAGTGCCTCTTCGTCGTCACCGCCACCGGGCGCGAGGCCGAGGCGGTCCGCGGTGCCTTCACGTGCACCGTCCCCGATGCCGAGGTGCTCGAGTTCCCCGCGTGGGAGACCCTGCCGCACGAGCGACTGAGCCCGAGTGCCCAGACGGTCGGCACCCGCATCGCGACGCTCCGGAAGCTCGCGGCGTGGCAGGACGCCGACCCGGCCGACCGTCGCACGACCGTCGTCGTGGCGAGCGTCCGCGCCGCGCTGCAGCCGATCGCGGGGAACCTGACGTCGCTCGCACCGGTCGCACTGGTCACCGGCTCCCGCGGCAACGACCTCGCGGCGATCGCGTCGCAGCTCGTCGACCTGGCGTACGCCCGGGTCGACCTCGTCACCCGCCGTGGCGAGTTCGCGGTGCGCGGTGGCATCCTCGACGTCTTCCCGCCCGGGGCCGACCACCCGGTGCGCGTCGACTTCTTCGGCGACGAGATCGAGGCGATCAAGGCCTTCTCGGTCGCCGACCAGCGCACCACCGACGACGACCTCGGCTCGGTCGAGCTCACGGCCTCGCGTGAACTCCTGCTGAGCGACGACGTGCGGCAGCGTGCGCGCGAGATGCTGCACGAGTTCCCGAACCTGTCGCAGATGCTCGCGAAGATCGCCGAGGGCATCCCGGTCGAGGGCATGGAGTCCCTCGCGCCGGCCCTCGTGCAGGACCTCGTCCCGATCACGAGCTACCTGCCCGAGGCCGCGACGATCGCCGTGCTCTCGCCGGAGCGCGTGGCCGGCCGAGCGCACAGCCTCGCTGAGACGAACACCGAGTTCCTGCAGGCGGCCTGGAGCGCCGCGGTCGCCGGGGCCCAGGCGCCGATCGACCTCGACGCCGGCAACTTCCTCACCGTGCAGCAGCTGAAGAACGGTCGCGGCCAGCGCACCTGGTGGACCGTCACGCCGTTCGACTCCGGGCTCGACGAGGGCGACCGCGAGCGCGTGCTCACCGACGCCGAGGCGGCCGCCGAAGCGGGGGAGTACATCCGCGTCCGGGCCGAGTCGATCCCGAGCTTCGCGGGCAGTGCCGACGGCGCCGTCGCGCACGTGAAGCAACTGGTCGACGACGGCTGGGCCGTGGTCGTCACCGCGCAGGGCAAGGGCCTCGTGGAGCGCGCGGTGCAGGTCCTCGCCGACGCGGGTGTCGCCGCGCGGGCCGACGACCTCACCGCGCCGCCGGAGCCGGGGATGACGATCGTCACGACCGCCACGGTCGAGGCGGGCTTCGCGACCCCCGATCCGCGGATCGCCGTCCTGAGCGAAGCCGAGTTCTACGGCCGCAGCGTGCAGCAGGGCGCGCGCACCGTGAAGAAGCTCGCCGGGCGCCGCAAGAACGTCGTCGACCCGCTGCAGCTCAAGCCGGGCGACGTCGTCGTGCACAACACCCACGGCATCGGCAAGTTCGTCGAGCTCGTCTCGCGCGAGGTCAGCTCCGGCGGTCGCAACGCCGTGAAGACGCAGCGCGAGTACCTCGTGCTCGAGTACGCGCCGTCGAAGCGGAACTACCCGGGCGACAAGCTCTTCGTGCCCACCGACCAGCTCGACCAGCTGTCGCGGTACGTCGGCGGCGAGAACCCGACGCTGTCGAAGATGGGCGGTTCGGACTGGTCCGCGGCGAAGTCCAAGGCCCGCAAGGCCGTCCGCGACATCGCCGTCGACCTGGTGAAGCTGTACTCGGCGCGCATGGCGTCGAAGGGGCACGCGTTCGGCCCGGACACCCCGTGGCAGCGTGAGCTGGAAGAAGCCTTCCCGTTCGCCGAGACCGCCGACCAGCTCACCACGATCGACGAGATCAAGCGCGACATGGAGAGCCCGATCCCGATGGACCGGCTGCTCTCCGGCGACGTCGGCTACGGCAAGACCGAGGTCGCGATCCGCGCGGCGTTCAAGGCCGTGCAGGACGGCAAGCAGGTCGCCGTGCTCGTGCCGACGACACTGCTCGTGCGCCAGCACATGGAGACGTTCCAGGAGCGCTTCGCGGGCTTCCCCGTGCACCTGCGCGCCCTGAGCCGGTTCCAGACCGAGAAGGAGTCGAAGGAGACCATCGCCGGCCTCGCCGACGGCACCGTCGACATCGTCATCGGCACGCACCGCATCCTGTCGCAGAACATCCAGTTCAAGGACGTCGGGCTCGTCATCATCGACGAGGAGCAACGCTTCGGCGTCGAGCACAAGGACCAGCTCAAGAAGCTCAAGACGAACGTCGACGTCCTGGCGATGTCCGCAACGCCGATCCCGCGCTCGCTGGAGATGGCGGTCACGGGCATCCGCGAGATGTCGACGCTCGCGACCCCGCCGGAGGACCGCCACCCGATCCTGACCTTCGTCGGTCCGCAGTCCGACCTGCAGGTCGCCGCCGCCATCCGGCGCGAGCTGCTGCGCGAGGGCCAGGTGTTCTACGTGCACAACCGCGTGAAGGACATCCAGTCGGTGGCGTCGCACCTGGCCGAGATCGTCCCGGAGGCCCGGATCCAGGTCGCGCACGGGCAGATGTCCGAGGGCACCCTCGAGCAGGTCATGGTGGACTTCTGGGAGCGCAAGTTCGACGTGCTCGTCTCGACGACCATCGTGGAGACCGGCCTCGACATCGCGAACGCGAACACGCTCATCATCGACAAGGCAGACAAGTACGGGCTGTCGCAGCTGCACCAGCTGCGTGGTCGCGTCGGCCGTGGTCGCGAGCGCGGCTACGCGTACTTCCTCTACGACGCCGACAAGCCACTGTCCGAGACCGCGCAGGACCGCCTCGAGACCATCGCCGCGAACAACGAGCTGGGCGCCGGCATGCAGGTCGCGATGAAGGACCTCGAGATCCGCGGCGCGGGCAACCTGCTCGGTGGCGAGCAGTCAGGCCACATCGCCGGTGTCGGGTTCGACCTGTACCTGCGCATGATCGGCGAGGCCGTGTCCCAGTTCCGCGGTGACGTGGCCGAGGGGCAGACGGAGCTCCGGCTCGAGATCCCGGTCGACGCGCACATCCCGGAGGACTACGTCGAGTCCGAGCGGCTCCGACTCGAGGCGTACCAGAAGCTCTCGGCGGCCTCGGCCCCGGCGGCGCAGCCCGAGGCGATCGACATGGTGCTCGACGAGCTGACCGACCGCTACGGCCAGCCCCCGCAGCCGGTGCTCACCCTGGTCGAGGTCTCGCGCCTCCGCCGCATGGCCCAGCAGGTCGGTCTGTCCGACGTCGTCGTGATGGGCTCGAACCTGCGGATCGCCGGCAAGGAGCTCGCCGACTCGGCCCAGGTCCGGCTGAAGCGCATGTTCCCCGGCGCGCGCTGGTTCCCCCAGCAGGACGCCGCGAGCATCCCGCTGCCGAAGCCGCACGGCGAGACGCTGCCCGACGACGGGCTCATCCAGTGGGTGGAGAGCATCCTGACGGCGGTCTACGGCGCGTCGAAGGCGCCCGCGGAGACGCCCGCGGGCTGACGCGCGACACGTGACGGTCGGGAGGCGCGATGCCGGCTGGCACCGCGCCTCCCGTCCGTCCGGTGGTGCGGTTCCGTCCGCGTCGCTGCGGGACGACGGATCCGCTGTCGTTCGACATCGCACCGGTCGTTCGACAGGTGCGGTGTCGCTCCATGCACGCGCAACAGATGTGGGCGCATCGAGCGACTCTGCACGCGTCGATCGACGCATGCGATGTCGCAGTCGCGCGGAACGGCAGCGCCGTCGCGTCGCGCGTTACTCGGTCGCCTCGGCCTCGGAGAGCTCGCGCCGCGTACGGTAGCGACGCGCGCGCAGGCTGACGACGACGGCCGAGGCCAGGATCGCGATGCCCGAGCCGACGAGCACGGCGAGGACGCCCTCGTCGAGGATCTCCTCGTTCCGGGCGAACGCCAGCTCGTTCATGAGCAGTGAGACGGTGAAGCCGATCCCGCCGAGCACC from Curtobacterium sp. SGAir0471 encodes:
- the mfd gene encoding transcription-repair coupling factor, which produces MTISGIIPALSRASAFDRVLRAAGRDADFSVVDGLRVPLLGALLAERNGPQCLFVVTATGREAEAVRGAFTCTVPDAEVLEFPAWETLPHERLSPSAQTVGTRIATLRKLAAWQDADPADRRTTVVVASVRAALQPIAGNLTSLAPVALVTGSRGNDLAAIASQLVDLAYARVDLVTRRGEFAVRGGILDVFPPGADHPVRVDFFGDEIEAIKAFSVADQRTTDDDLGSVELTASRELLLSDDVRQRAREMLHEFPNLSQMLAKIAEGIPVEGMESLAPALVQDLVPITSYLPEAATIAVLSPERVAGRAHSLAETNTEFLQAAWSAAVAGAQAPIDLDAGNFLTVQQLKNGRGQRTWWTVTPFDSGLDEGDRERVLTDAEAAAEAGEYIRVRAESIPSFAGSADGAVAHVKQLVDDGWAVVVTAQGKGLVERAVQVLADAGVAARADDLTAPPEPGMTIVTTATVEAGFATPDPRIAVLSEAEFYGRSVQQGARTVKKLAGRRKNVVDPLQLKPGDVVVHNTHGIGKFVELVSREVSSGGRNAVKTQREYLVLEYAPSKRNYPGDKLFVPTDQLDQLSRYVGGENPTLSKMGGSDWSAAKSKARKAVRDIAVDLVKLYSARMASKGHAFGPDTPWQRELEEAFPFAETADQLTTIDEIKRDMESPIPMDRLLSGDVGYGKTEVAIRAAFKAVQDGKQVAVLVPTTLLVRQHMETFQERFAGFPVHLRALSRFQTEKESKETIAGLADGTVDIVIGTHRILSQNIQFKDVGLVIIDEEQRFGVEHKDQLKKLKTNVDVLAMSATPIPRSLEMAVTGIREMSTLATPPEDRHPILTFVGPQSDLQVAAAIRRELLREGQVFYVHNRVKDIQSVASHLAEIVPEARIQVAHGQMSEGTLEQVMVDFWERKFDVLVSTTIVETGLDIANANTLIIDKADKYGLSQLHQLRGRVGRGRERGYAYFLYDADKPLSETAQDRLETIAANNELGAGMQVAMKDLEIRGAGNLLGGEQSGHIAGVGFDLYLRMIGEAVSQFRGDVAEGQTELRLEIPVDAHIPEDYVESERLRLEAYQKLSAASAPAAQPEAIDMVLDELTDRYGQPPQPVLTLVEVSRLRRMAQQVGLSDVVVMGSNLRIAGKELADSAQVRLKRMFPGARWFPQQDAASIPLPKPHGETLPDDGLIQWVESILTAVYGASKAPAETPAG